The DNA window TGAAGGGCCGGGTTGCGCATGCCGAGCGCGGTCTTCGCGGTGCACGCTGTGAGGTGACTGGCGGGAGCGAAGCCTCCGCGGTGGCGCGCGAGGCCCGGGCGTGGGAGAGGAGGACACGGAGGCGCGAGCGAAACAGCTCGTCCTCGGGAGCGGGAGGCACGCGCGTGGCGGCAGACGTCCTGGAGGATGTGGCGAGACAGGTGCTGGAGCGCTGCCGCTCCACCGGCGTGCGGTTGGCGCTGGCGGAGGCGTGTACGGGCGGGCTGCTCTGCGCGCGGCTGACGGACATCCCGGGCGCCTCCGCCGTGGTGGAGCGGGGCTTTGTCCCGTACTCCCATGAGTCCAAGGTGGAACAGCTCGGCGTGCCGCTGGAGTTGCTCCAGGCGCATGGCTCGGTGAGCGCGGAGGCGGTGGAGGCGCTCGCGCGAGGGGCGCTGGTGCACTCCCGCGCGGACTGGGCCATCGCCGAGACGGGCATCGCGGGGCCGGGGGGAGGCACGCCGCACAAGCCCGTGGGCCTGGCCTTCATCGCCGTCCTCCGCCGAGGAGGCGTCCCCACCGTCGAGCGTCATGTCTTCACCGGCGACAGACGTCAGGTGCGCCACGCGGTGGCGGAGCGCGCGCTCCTGTTGTTGCTGGCGCGGATGAGCGTCGAATCGTGAACTGGACGTTGGCCCCGCACTCCCGGGTGCCTGGGCACCCGTCGGGTTACTACTTACGCTCCTCCGGGTCCGTGTGGCGAAGGAGCGCCGGTGTTCCGAATCGACGTCGACGGCGAGCACGCCATCGTGGAGTTCGTCCTGGACGGCTACATCCGCGTCCAGGAGATGGAGTCTTTCGTTCAGGAGTTGGAGAAGGCCACGGCCTCGCTCTCGGGGCGTGATATCAAAATCCTGGCGGACCTGAGGACGCTGCGCCCGGCTTCACCGGAGGCGGCGAACATGATTCGCCGGGTCCAGGAGTACGGCCTGCGCTCCGGCGTGGTGCGTGTGGCGGAGCTGGTGGAGAGCGAGCTCGTCGCGCTTCAGCTCAACCGCGTCGCGGAGAACAGCCACACGGACAAGATTCTGCGCCGCTTCTGGGAGGAGGCCCCGGCGCGCCACTGGCTCATTCACGGCGATGAGGTGGAGGGGGCTCGCCCCAGCTCCCGCCCAATGCCTTGATGAGGCCCACGGTGGACACCATCCGCTGACCCGCGACTCAGGTGGGCAGCGTGAGGGTGAAGGTGCTGCCCACGCCCGGCGTGCTCTCCACGCGGATGCTCCCGCCCAGCGCGGTGACGATTTCCCGGGCGAGATGCAGCCCCAGCCCGAGCCCCCCGTACGCGCGGACGGAGACGGCGCGCTCGAAGCGCTCGAAGATGTGAGGGAGCTGGTCGGCGGAGATGCCGATGCCCTGGTCCCGGACGCTCACGTGGACGCGCACGCCGTCATCGGCCCAGGCGCGCAGGGTGATGGGCTTGCCGGGGCCGAACTTGAGGGCGTTGGACACCAGGTGCACCAGGACTTGTTGCAACCGGGTGGCGTCCCAGTGGCCCACCAGCGGGCCCTCCACCTGGAGCTCCAGCTCGCAGTGCGCGCGCTGGAGGGGCTCGCGCAGGAGCCGGGCGACGGTGTCGATGACGTCCGCCAGGTCGACGAGCGACAGGTTCAGGTCCAGGCGACCCGCCTGGAGATGGGAGATGTCGAGCATCTCCTCCACCAGCGTGGTGAGCTTCGCGCTCTGCTTGTCGAGCGTGCGCAGGCTGCGCACCGCGAGGGGCGGAAGCTCCGGCGGCATGTGGCGCAGCAGCGTCTGCACCATGAGGCGCAGCGAGGTGAGCGGGGTGTTCAGCTCGTGCGAGGCCACGCTGAGGAACTCATCGCGCAGGCGGATGGAGTCCTGGGACTCGCGATAGAGGCGGGCGTTGTCGATGCAGACCGCGACGCGCCGGGCGAGCTCCTGTGCGAGGTCCAGGTCCACCTGGCCATAGCGCCGCCCGGGCGTGGACGAGACGAAGGTGGCGACGCCGAGAATCTTCCCTCGGGCGAT is part of the Myxococcus landrumus genome and encodes:
- a CDS encoding CinA family protein, producing MAADVLEDVARQVLERCRSTGVRLALAEACTGGLLCARLTDIPGASAVVERGFVPYSHESKVEQLGVPLELLQAHGSVSAEAVEALARGALVHSRADWAIAETGIAGPGGGTPHKPVGLAFIAVLRRGGVPTVERHVFTGDRRQVRHAVAERALLLLLARMSVES
- a CDS encoding STAS/SEC14 domain-containing protein → MFRIDVDGEHAIVEFVLDGYIRVQEMESFVQELEKATASLSGRDIKILADLRTLRPASPEAANMIRRVQEYGLRSGVVRVAELVESELVALQLNRVAENSHTDKILRRFWEEAPARHWLIHGDEVEGARPSSRPMP